A stretch of the Lolium perenne isolate Kyuss_39 chromosome 3, Kyuss_2.0, whole genome shotgun sequence genome encodes the following:
- the LOC127343814 gene encoding kinesin-like protein KIN-14C, producing the protein MGTMGGHFDDFHADDRRAEVIDWLGGLLPEFNLPLDSSDEELRDYLIDGTALCYTADKLMPGVLEGVWGGYASDQRSNVKKFLSVVAEMGLPGFSVKDLEEGSMSSIVECLLTLRDNVTTGFGENLSNYAAKTPTRPVVSVSTPGRRSPGEDRRRGLWDPKSPQRSPLLSGQKANEVFQFKRGQYADLPASKISEMIQSNSLDNAPTQSLLRVVNGILDESIERKRGEIPHRVVYLLRNVIQEIEHRISIQADHIKNQNSVIKTREDKYRSKIKALETLVNGTNEENEMAINRLELVKVEKSKIDERRKLGEQDMVRLMQEKENAENTVSNLQQEIQVMSRMFEEYREQMEAKTSQMEEHLTLRAKEAEFLLMQSKKRVEEVEAASELKSQLWSKKTNTFRSYMDNQKLCIKDIRISSQSIKQEMFALQMKWRDEISNIGLDLKGLVDAAENYHGVLAENQKLFNEVQELKGNIRVYCRVRPFLPGQDGKSTAVDYIGENGEILISNPSKQGKDGYRMFKFNKVFNTHVSQAEVFSDIQPLIRSVLDGFNVCIFAYGQTGSGKTYTMSGPGTSKEDWGVNYRALNDLFDISLKRRNNFTYEVEVQMVEIYNEQVRDLLSNDIAQKRLGIWSTSQPNGLVVPDASLIPVKSTSDVLDLMEIGQANRAVGSTALNERSSRSHSILTVHVRGLDVKNGSTSRGCLHLIDLAGSERVERSEATGDRLKEAQHINKSLSALGDVIFALAQKNAHVPYRNSKLTQVLQSSLGGQAKTLMFVQVNPDVESCSETISTLKFAERVSGVELGAARSNKEGKDIKDLLEQVASLKDTISRKDMEIEQLQVLKDKTKSPSSLTDKSGSNMLKQSASSSSLTMASQQNQLLSGSMGSGETEYEDNASDDGCSVGETEYSVGSASEAAERMQKGPSRLTRFFLTKNGQPAASRPKPKEPVPKATGRLKPTTSQAAAASSSVKPLKRRVVP; encoded by the exons ATGGGGACCATGGGTGGCCACTTCGACGACTTCCATGCCG ACGACCGGCGTGCTGAGGTGATAGATTGGCTCGGTGGGTTGCTACCGGAGTTCAATTTACCGCTGGATTCTTCAGATGAGGAGCTGCGGGACTACCTCATTGATGGCACGGCCCTGTGCTACACTGCCGACAAGCTCATGCCCGGTGTCCTGGAG GGGGTGTGGGGTGGTTACGCATCCGACCAGCGGTCAAATGTGAAGAAGTTCCTCTCCGTTGTCGCTGAGATGGGGCTGCCGGGATTCAGCGTCAAGGATCTTGAGGAG GGATCAATGTCGTCTATAGTAGAGTGCCTCTTGACTCTAAGGGATAATGTGACAACAGGATTTGGTGAAAATCTTTCTAATTATGCTGCTAAGACTCCAACAAGGCCTGTGGTTTCAGTTTCCACACCAGGAAGGAGATCTCCTGGAGAGGACAGAAGAAGGGGCCTCTGGGACCCCAAGTCCCCCCAAAGAAGTCCTCTTCTTTCAG GGCAGAAGGCCAACGAGGTTTTCCAATTTAAGCGTGGACAGTATGCAGATCTTCCTGCTTCTAAAATTTCAGAGATGATCCAGTCCAACAGTTTAGAT AATGCGCCTACTCAATCACTTCTTAGAGTTGTTAACGGCATTCTGGATGAAAGTattgagaggaaaagaggagaaatACCACAT CGAGTTGTTTATTTACTACGAAATGTTATTCAAGAGATTGAGCACCGCATTTCCATTCAAGCAGATCACATAAAAAAT CAAAATAGCGTCATCAAAACGCGTGAGGATAAGTACCGTTCAAAAATTAAGGCACTCGAGACATTGGTAAATGGAACAAATGAAGAAAATGAG ATGGCAATAAATCGGCTTGAGCTAGTTAAG GTTGAGAAGTCAAAAATTGATGAGAGGAGAAAACTAGGCGAGCAAGACATGGTTCGGCTGATGCAAGAAAAGGAAAATGCAGAGAATACAGTCAGTAACCTTCAGCAAGAAATTCAAGTCATGAGTAGGATGTTCGAAGAATATCGTGAGCAGATGGAGGCAAAAACAAGCCAGATGGAGGAACACTTGACTCTAAGAGCTAAGGAGGCTGAGTTTCTTCTTATGCAATCGAAAAAGAGAGTCGAAGAAGTTGAAGCTGCTTCTGAACTAAAATCACAACTCTGGAGCAAGAAGACAAATACATTTCGAAGTTATATGGACAATCAAAAACTGTGTATTAAG GACATAAGGATATCATCTCAGTCTATTAAGCAGGAAATGTTTGCCCTCCAAATGAAATGGAGGGATGAAATATCTAACATTG GACTTGACCTAAAAGGTTTGGTAGATGCTGCTGAAAATTACCATGGTGTTCTTGCTGAAAATCAGAAATTATTTAATGAAGTGCAAGAATTAAAAG GTAATATAAGAGTATATTGCCGTGTTAGACCATTTCTTCCTGGTCAAGACGGGAAATCAACCGCAGTTGATTACATTGGTGAAAATGGTGAGATTCTCATTTCAAATCCCTCCAAGCAAGGAAAGGATGGATACCGGATGTTTAAGTTCAACAAGGTCTTTAATACTCATGTTTCTCAAG CTGAAGTTTTCTCCGATATCCAGCCTTTGATTAGATCAGTTCTTGATGGATTCAATGTGTGCATTTTTGCATACGGTCAAACTGGTTCGGGAAAAACTTACACGATG AGTGGTCCTGGCACATCAAAAGAAGATTGGGGTGTTAACTATCGAGCTTTAAATGACTTGTTTGACATCTCTCTGAAGAGGAGAAACAATTTCACATATGAGGTGGAAGTGCAGATGGTTGAGATATACAACGAACAAGTCCGGGATCTTCTGTCAAATGATATTGCACAAAAAAGA CTCGGGATTTGGAGTACTTCTCAACCTAATGGGCTTGTCGTACCCGATGCGAGTTTAATTCCTGTCAAATCAACATCGGATGTACTAGACTTAATGGAAATTGGGCAAGCAAATAGAGCTGTTGGATCAACAGCGTTGAATGAAAGGAGTAGTAGATCCCATAG CATTCTCACTGTGCATGTTAGAGGGCTCGACGTGAAGAATGGATCTACTTCTCGAGGATGTCTACATCTGATTGATCTTGCTGGGAGTGAGAGAGTTGAACGATCTGAAGCAACCGGAGATAGATTAAAAGAAGCACAACATATTAATAAATCCCTTTCTGCTCTCGGAGATGTCATTTTTGCTTTGGCCCAGAAAAATGCCCATGTGCCCTACAGAAACAGCAAACTGACTCAAGTTCTTCAGAGCTCTTTAG GTGGACAAGCAAAGACACTAATGTTTGTTCAAGTAAATCCCGACGTGGAATCCTGTTCAGAAACCATAAGTACTTTAAAATTTGCCGAAAGAGTTTCTGGGGTTGAGCTAGGTGCTGCAAGAAGCAACAAAGAGGGCAAAGATATAAAAGATCTGCTAGAACAG GTTGCATCTTTGAAAGATACAATATCACGAAAGGATATGGAAATTGAACAGCTTCAAGTCCTTAAAGACAAGACCAAATCTCCTAGTTCACTTACAGATAAAAGCGGAAGTAACATGCTGAAACAGTCTGCGTCCTCGTCGTCGCTCACCATGGCAAGCCAGCAGAACCAACTATTATCAG GGTCCATGGGATCAGGTGAAACCGAATATGAAGACAATGCATCTGATGATGGCTGTTCAGTAGGTGAAACTGAGTATTCTGTTGGCAGTGCTTCAGAAGCAGCAGAAAGGAT GCAGAAAGGTCCATCACGACTAACCAGATTTTTCCTCACAAAGAATGGCCAGCCAGCAGCTTCCCGACCAAAACCAAAGGAACCTGTTCCGAAGGCTACAG GTCGCCTGAAACCTACGACTAGCCAGGCGGCCGCAGCATCTTCTTCAGTCAAGCCCCTGAAGAGGCGGGTAGTCCCGTAG